A stretch of Lathyrus oleraceus cultivar Zhongwan6 chromosome 6, CAAS_Psat_ZW6_1.0, whole genome shotgun sequence DNA encodes these proteins:
- the LOC127091760 gene encoding serine/threonine-protein kinase PCRK1, producing the protein MNCFPFNIYYGEKKGDAKSLQTLSGLSNNSTYGGSDVRRTGSELNSLDASSDNSSDSLRRNAFPNLSQRPSNLRVFTVSELKSATKNFGRSVMLGEGGFGCVYKGLIKSLDDPPSKIEVAVKQLGKRGIQGHKEWVTEVNVLGIVEHPNLVKLVGYCADDDERGIQRLLIYQYMPNGSVEHHLSPRSETPLPWSRRLKIAQDAARGLTYLHEEMDFQIIFRDFKSSNILLDEQWNAKLSDFGLARLGPSDGLTHVSTAVVGTMGYAAPEYIQTGRLTSKIDVWSYGVFLYELITGRRPLDRNRPKSEQKLLDWIRPYLSDVKKFQIILDPRLERKHLSKSAQKLALVANRCLVRNPKNRPKMSEVLEMVDQIVEFSGSTNPQPPMNSVASADDSQNNEIKNKKRIMDPKPDCNWFRSWRPKLLRTC; encoded by the exons ATGAATTGTTTTCCATTCAACATCTACTACGGAGAAAAGAAAGGTGATGCTAAGAGCTTGCAGACACTATCGGGTCTGTCGAACAACTCTACTTATGGCGGGAGTGATGTGAGAAGAACTGGTTCAGAATTAAATTCTCTCGATGCGTCATCAGACAATAGCTCAGACTCCCTCCGGAGGAACGCGTTTCCCAATTTGTCCCAACGACCTAGCAACCTGAGAGTATTTACTGTATCTGAACTGAAGTCAGCCACCAAGAATTTTGGTCGCTCTGTTATGCTTGGTGAAGGCGGATTTGGGTGTGTCTACAAGGGATTGATTAAGAGTTTAGATGACCCTCCTAGTAAAATTGAAGTTGCAGTTAAACAACTTGGTAAAAGAGGAATTCAG GGGCATAAAGAATGGGTAACTGAAGTAAATGTTCTAGGCATTGTTGAGCATCCCAATCTTGTGAAACTAGTGGGATATTGTGCTGATGATGATGAAAGGGGAATCCAGCGGCTTTTGATTTATCAATATATGCCCAATGGAAGCGTGGAACACCATTTATCCCCACGATCAGAAACTCCTCTCCCATGGAGTAGGAGACTGAAAATAGCCCAAGATGCTGCTCGCGGCTTAACATACCTGCACGAGGAAATGGATTTTCAG ATAATTTTCAGAGATTTCAAATCTTCAAATATCCTTCTGGACGAGCAGTGGAATGCAAAGCTTTCAGATTTTGGATTAGCAAGATTGGGACCATCTGATGGGTTAACTCACGTCTCAACAGCG GTTGTTGGAACAATGGGCTATGCAGCTCCCGAATATATTCAAACAGGACGTCTTACTTCAAAGATTGACGTATGGAGCTACGGTGTCTTCCTTTATGAACTCATTACTGGCAGGCGTCCTTTAGATCGAAATCGCCCCAAGAGTGAGCAGAAGTTGTTGGACTGGATAAGACCATACCTTTCAGATGTGAAGaaatttcaaataattttggATCCAAGACTTGAGAGGAAACACCTCTCAAAGTCGGCCCAAAAACTTGCTTTAGTAGCTAACAGATGCTTGGTCAGAAACCCAAAGAATCGCCCGAAGATGAGTGAAGTATTAGAAATGGTGGATCAGATCGTGGAGTTTTCGGGAAGTACTAATCCACAACCACCCATGAATAGTGTAGCCTCAGCCGATGATTCTCAAAACAATGAAATCAAGAACAAGAAGAGGATCATGGATCCAAAACCAGATTGTAATTGGTTTAGGTCGTGGAGACCAAAGCTTTTGAGAACATGTTGA